The Noviherbaspirillum saxi genome includes a window with the following:
- a CDS encoding glutathione S-transferase family protein, whose translation MLTLYHCVSARSFRPLWALEELGLPYQLKMLPFPPRALAREFLSVNPLGTVPALIDGELCMTESAAICQYLAARNGNARLDVAPDEPAYGAYLNWLHHGEATLTFPQTLVLRYGRLESPERLQPQVVEDYSRWFLARLRAVDAVVANREFLCADRFTAADISVGYALMLADYLGMGDRFSEAVRGYWQRLQQRDGFLRAMQAQEKAALAQGVPTIPAPLTGSR comes from the coding sequence ATGCTTACGCTCTACCACTGCGTCAGCGCGCGCTCTTTCCGGCCGCTATGGGCGCTGGAGGAACTCGGTCTTCCCTATCAGCTGAAGATGCTGCCCTTCCCGCCGCGTGCACTGGCCAGGGAATTTCTGTCCGTCAATCCCTTGGGCACGGTACCGGCACTGATCGATGGCGAACTTTGCATGACGGAGTCTGCCGCGATCTGCCAGTATCTGGCGGCGCGCAACGGCAATGCGCGCCTGGATGTCGCGCCGGATGAGCCTGCTTATGGCGCATATCTGAACTGGCTGCATCATGGCGAAGCGACGCTGACTTTTCCGCAAACCCTGGTACTGCGCTATGGCCGCTTGGAGTCGCCGGAACGGCTGCAGCCGCAGGTGGTCGAGGACTACAGCCGCTGGTTCCTGGCGCGCCTGCGCGCGGTCGATGCCGTCGTGGCGAACCGCGAATTCCTGTGCGCGGACCGCTTTACGGCCGCCGATATTTCCGTCGGCTATGCGCTCATGCTTGCCGATTATCTCGGAATGGGCGACAGGTTTTCCGAGGCAGTGAGAGGCTATTGGCAGCGCTTGCAACAGCGTGACGGCTTCTTGCGTGCAATGCAGGCACAGGAAAAAGCGGCGCTCGCCCAGGGAGTGCCAACCATTCCGGCGCCGCTCACGGGTAGCCGATGA
- a CDS encoding succinylglutamate desuccinylase/aspartoacylase family protein, with translation MTVKTVVFHALEDGPALTVLGAVHGNERCGPAAINRLIADLENGKVRLKRGRLQLMPVVNPQAYAQNVRFVERNLNRQLYRKDEKQHYEDHLDPIVCDLLDRTDVLLDLHSFASPGGPFIFLSGKNPRELAYAKSLGVTDFVYGWAEAYGGGGSKESQGTTEYARTQGALAVTLECGQHQNADAPDIGYQAILHALAHFDMLADAVAEPAPSAADLRCVRMKSVFYRDAGANFCKSWRHFDPVAKGEAIATLADGSLLTAPEDGFLVLPKEAAVTGGEWFYFGTATAYPE, from the coding sequence ATGACAGTAAAAACCGTTGTCTTTCATGCATTGGAAGACGGCCCCGCATTGACGGTGCTCGGCGCCGTCCATGGCAACGAGCGCTGCGGTCCCGCCGCCATCAACCGCCTGATTGCCGATCTGGAAAACGGCAAGGTCAGGCTCAAGCGCGGCCGCCTGCAACTCATGCCGGTGGTGAACCCGCAGGCATATGCGCAAAACGTGCGTTTTGTGGAGCGCAACCTGAACCGGCAGCTGTATCGGAAGGATGAAAAGCAGCATTACGAAGACCATCTCGATCCCATCGTATGCGACTTGCTGGACCGTACCGATGTCTTGCTCGACCTGCACTCGTTTGCGTCGCCGGGCGGGCCATTCATTTTCTTGAGCGGAAAAAACCCGCGCGAACTGGCCTATGCAAAATCGCTGGGCGTCACGGATTTCGTCTATGGCTGGGCGGAAGCTTATGGCGGCGGCGGAAGCAAGGAGTCGCAAGGCACGACCGAATATGCGCGTACGCAGGGTGCGCTGGCGGTAACGCTGGAATGCGGCCAGCATCAGAATGCCGACGCACCCGACATCGGCTACCAGGCGATCCTGCATGCGCTGGCCCATTTCGACATGCTGGCCGATGCTGTTGCGGAACCTGCGCCGTCAGCGGCCGACCTGCGCTGCGTGCGGATGAAGAGCGTGTTCTATCGCGATGCAGGGGCAAACTTTTGCAAGTCGTGGCGGCATTTCGACCCGGTTGCAAAAGGCGAAGCAATCGCCACGCTGGCGGACGGCAGCTTGCTGACCGCGCCGGAAGACGGATTCCTTGTGCTGCCGAAGGAAGCGGCGGTCACTGGCGGCGAGTGGTTTTATTTCGGGACGGCGACCGCGTATCCGGAGTAG
- a CDS encoding GFA family protein, with the protein MTYHGSCHCGQIAFEVEGEPGQVIECNCSHCVRKGFLLWFVPRASLTLSKPDSPMSTYQFNKHVIEHRFCPNCGCQPFGFGKDPSGAEMAAINVRCLENIDLNTLQRVPFDGRNM; encoded by the coding sequence GTGACTTATCACGGATCCTGCCATTGCGGCCAGATCGCCTTTGAAGTGGAAGGCGAACCCGGCCAGGTCATCGAATGCAACTGCTCGCATTGCGTGCGCAAGGGATTTCTGCTCTGGTTCGTTCCACGGGCCAGCCTGACCTTGTCCAAACCCGATAGCCCGATGTCGACCTACCAATTCAACAAGCATGTGATCGAACATCGCTTTTGCCCCAACTGCGGTTGCCAACCCTTCGGTTTCGGCAAGGATCCCTCCGGCGCGGAGATGGCGGCCATCAATGTGCGCTGCCTGGAAAATATCGACCTGAACACTCTGCAACGCGTGCCGTTCGACGGCCGCAACATGTAG
- a CDS encoding 2Fe-2S iron-sulfur cluster-binding protein, whose product MSEGKRVARFSVRIEPSGWTFEVGPDQPILAAARASGIDLPASCRNGTCRTCLCKLAGGTIRHNIEWPGLSAEEKREGYVLPCVALAQSDLVLIVPAARRLPG is encoded by the coding sequence ATGAGCGAGGGAAAGCGGGTTGCCCGCTTTTCGGTGCGTATCGAACCGTCCGGCTGGACCTTCGAGGTGGGCCCGGATCAGCCAATACTCGCGGCTGCGCGCGCAAGCGGGATCGACCTGCCGGCGTCGTGCCGCAACGGCACTTGCAGAACCTGCCTGTGCAAGCTTGCCGGCGGCACGATACGCCACAATATCGAATGGCCGGGCCTGAGTGCAGAGGAAAAACGGGAAGGCTATGTCCTGCCTTGCGTCGCGCTGGCTCAGTCCGATCTGGTGCTGATCGTTCCGGCCGCCAGGCGATTGCCGGGCTGA
- a CDS encoding dienelactone hydrolase family protein: MALSIQHAEMHIPYGDIVMQGALWLPADHRGVVVFANGSTRHRLKPPYDYVGSVLHNARLGTLWLDLVTAEEQRACQPRPGIAILAERLGAACDWLHVNDATSELPIALFGSGYGAAAALQLAVLRRGCICAIVLRGGRPDLASQTLAQVVAPTLLIVGGLDDGVLDVNRHAYAALQCKKRLEIIPGATHAFDEPGSMEVVARLARGWFLQHTHFTLM; this comes from the coding sequence ATGGCGTTATCAATCCAGCACGCGGAAATGCATATCCCCTACGGCGACATTGTGATGCAAGGCGCGCTCTGGCTGCCTGCCGATCATCGTGGCGTCGTGGTGTTCGCCAATGGCAGCACCCGCCATCGCCTGAAACCGCCATACGACTATGTAGGAAGCGTGCTACATAACGCCCGTCTCGGCACGCTGTGGCTGGACTTGGTCACCGCGGAAGAACAGCGCGCCTGCCAGCCGCGTCCCGGCATTGCGATACTGGCAGAGCGCCTGGGCGCAGCCTGCGACTGGCTGCATGTCAACGACGCGACGAGCGAACTGCCGATCGCCTTGTTCGGTTCGGGCTACGGCGCGGCTGCGGCCCTGCAGCTTGCGGTGCTGCGGCGCGGATGCATTTGCGCAATCGTGCTGCGCGGCGGCCGGCCCGATCTGGCCAGTCAGACCCTGGCTCAGGTGGTCGCGCCGACGCTATTGATCGTGGGAGGACTGGATGACGGCGTCCTTGATGTCAATCGCCATGCCTACGCGGCGCTGCAATGCAAGAAGCGTCTTGAAATCATTCCGGGCGCAACGCATGCGTTCGATGAACCCGGCAGTATGGAAGTCGTCGCACGGCTGGCGCGCGGATGGTTCCTGCAACATACTCACTTCACACTGATGTAA
- a CDS encoding FAD-dependent oxidoreductase, whose amino-acid sequence MELDDNTGFAMGRRPIWEASLPKQNFAALAAEIDVDVAIIGGGITGITTAALLASSNLRIAVLEAAQVGSGSTGHSTGNLYATVDQHLHKLSAKWGELKTRQVVDSRLRAIDVIENLTRTLGLKCGFSRQPWTLYSMQADASMDAVIENEYQAATRFGLRARLGIDLPLPYPVHKALVVSNQAQFHPLAYVRQLAAAIRSPRCEVYEMSPVTDIDEDTGLIKTLQGRVHAQHIVMATHTPLGISLLHTELGVYREYAVAAPLLEPQLGGGIFWSAGPEKHSTRLVEHEGMPHVLIIGEKHKTGQKEDAQAAYLKLEAILRRSFKIGDIAYRWSAQQYRPADGMPYIGKNGDKSRIYHATGFAADGLTYGTVAAMVIADEVTGVANDYAELYTPRRFNPMKAAPTFIKENLNIASYYVKDYLKHPEAKEISDVARGAGRIVEVAGDKLAVYRDDAHQLHVLSPVCTHMKCQVHFNQAERTWDCPCHGSRFSVEGTVIEGPALSGLKKVALPGETTAPGVNVPAGDTTQAGSAASGATVGGTTPDSGS is encoded by the coding sequence ATGGAACTCGATGACAACACCGGCTTTGCCATGGGGCGCAGACCGATTTGGGAAGCGTCCTTGCCCAAGCAGAACTTTGCCGCACTCGCTGCCGAAATCGATGTTGATGTGGCCATCATAGGCGGCGGCATCACGGGCATCACGACGGCGGCATTGCTGGCATCGTCCAATCTGCGCATTGCGGTGCTGGAAGCGGCTCAGGTCGGATCGGGCAGCACCGGTCATTCGACCGGCAACCTGTACGCCACCGTCGACCAGCATTTGCACAAGCTGAGCGCCAAGTGGGGCGAGCTCAAGACACGGCAGGTGGTCGACTCGCGCCTGCGAGCGATCGACGTAATCGAAAACCTGACGCGTACATTGGGACTGAAATGCGGATTTTCGCGCCAGCCATGGACGCTGTACAGCATGCAGGCCGATGCCAGTATGGATGCCGTCATCGAAAACGAGTACCAGGCGGCAACGCGTTTCGGACTCCGGGCACGGCTGGGAATCGATCTGCCGCTTCCCTATCCGGTTCACAAGGCCCTGGTGGTTTCGAACCAGGCGCAGTTTCATCCACTGGCATATGTGCGTCAGCTGGCTGCCGCGATCCGCTCGCCGCGCTGCGAAGTGTATGAAATGAGTCCGGTCACCGATATCGACGAAGACACTGGCCTGATCAAGACGCTGCAGGGCAGGGTCCATGCGCAGCACATCGTGATGGCGACGCATACGCCGCTCGGCATCAGCCTGCTGCATACCGAGCTGGGCGTCTATCGCGAGTATGCGGTTGCTGCACCCTTGCTCGAACCGCAACTGGGCGGTGGCATTTTCTGGAGCGCGGGTCCGGAAAAGCATTCGACGCGCCTGGTCGAACACGAGGGCATGCCGCATGTACTCATCATTGGCGAAAAGCACAAGACCGGACAGAAAGAAGATGCACAAGCGGCTTACCTGAAACTGGAAGCCATCCTCCGGAGGAGTTTCAAGATAGGCGATATCGCCTATCGCTGGTCGGCGCAGCAATATCGCCCCGCCGATGGTATGCCCTATATCGGCAAGAACGGTGACAAGTCGCGCATCTATCATGCAACTGGCTTTGCCGCTGACGGCTTGACTTATGGCACGGTCGCGGCCATGGTGATTGCCGATGAAGTGACCGGCGTCGCGAATGACTACGCCGAGCTGTATACCCCGAGGCGTTTCAACCCGATGAAAGCCGCGCCAACCTTCATCAAGGAAAATCTGAATATTGCGAGTTATTACGTCAAGGATTATCTCAAGCACCCGGAAGCCAAGGAGATTTCCGACGTGGCGCGCGGCGCAGGCCGCATTGTCGAAGTGGCCGGCGACAAGCTGGCCGTCTATCGCGATGATGCGCATCAACTGCATGTGCTGTCGCCGGTATGTACCCACATGAAGTGCCAGGTGCATTTCAATCAGGCGGAACGCACTTGGGATTGCCCCTGTCACGGCAGTCGCTTTTCGGTTGAGGGTACGGTGATCGAAGGCCCGGCGTTGTCGGGACTGAAGAAAGTGGCGCTGCCCGGAGAAACGACGGCGCCCGGTGTGAATGTGCCTGCGGGTGATACGACCCAAGCCGGTTCTGCAGCCAGCGGCGCGACAGTCGGCGGGACGACGCCGGATAGCGGTTCCTGA